The following proteins are encoded in a genomic region of Alphaproteobacteria bacterium:
- a CDS encoding 2-dehydropantoate 2-reductase: MKRLKDSTIGIIGAGAIGGFYAGQFHRVAPDSVRMLARGERLARLRGHGLDVNGRHYEFKTIDTDSAGEAVDLLIVAVKDRHLDDAIQEMGSALGPETIILSLMNGVDSEERIRAVYPSHHVLYGICVGISAVRAGHSITAQITGKLMFGEARNIPESEQVGFVRGLFSEAGIAHEVPEDMIKTIWWKFMVNVGINPLSAILRAPYGVFQRPGEARTLMLDGMREVVGIARAKGIPLDDANIDEWCRLLDGISSPTGKTSMYQDVEAGRETEIGMLSGKVQALGRESNIPTPINDMYLRLIRCLEPAGRDL; this comes from the coding sequence ATGAAGCGGTTAAAAGACAGCACCATCGGCATCATCGGCGCCGGAGCCATCGGCGGCTTTTATGCGGGCCAATTCCACCGGGTCGCGCCGGATTCGGTGCGCATGCTGGCGCGGGGCGAGCGGCTTGCCCGGTTGCGCGGGCATGGGCTTGATGTCAACGGTCGGCACTATGAATTCAAAACCATCGATACGGACTCCGCTGGCGAAGCTGTCGATCTTTTGATCGTGGCGGTCAAGGACCGGCATCTGGACGATGCGATACAAGAGATGGGATCGGCGCTCGGCCCGGAGACGATCATTCTTTCCCTTATGAATGGCGTCGATAGCGAGGAAAGAATTCGCGCGGTTTATCCGAGTCATCATGTTCTTTATGGAATCTGCGTCGGGATTAGCGCGGTTCGCGCCGGACATTCCATTACGGCGCAGATAACCGGCAAGCTTATGTTCGGCGAAGCCAGAAACATTCCTGAGTCCGAACAGGTTGGGTTCGTCAGGGGTCTGTTCTCGGAGGCGGGCATCGCCCACGAAGTTCCGGAAGATATGATCAAGACGATATGGTGGAAATTCATGGTCAATGTCGGCATCAATCCGCTGTCGGCGATCCTGCGCGCGCCCTATGGCGTGTTTCAGCGGCCTGGAGAAGCGCGGACGCTGATGCTTGATGGAATGCGCGAAGTCGTCGGCATTGCGAGGGCAAAAGGCATTCCTCTTGACGATGCCAATATTGATGAGTGGTGCAGGCTCCTGGATGGCATTTCATCGCCCACAGGCAAAACCTCGATGTATCAGGATGTCGAGGCCGGGCGGGAGACCGAGATCGGGATGCTGAGCGGCAAAGTACAGGCGCTGGGCCGGGAATCGAATATCCCCACGCCCATCAACGACATGTATTTGAGGCTTATCCGGTGCCTGGAACCCGCAGGCCGCGATCTCTAG
- a CDS encoding GNAT family N-acetyltransferase — protein MNPDAPLLKCPASIPAAPIRLALLQEQNAPALHALTNDPAIAGIISFLSYPVERRVIDDWIGRNAGDQDRVYGIFSGDVLMGQLGVHLTADPEEIEIGYWIGTAFWGRGAASRAVAAVTGMLADALPDHTIIAECLPGNHASLRVLEKSGFRAAPKPGHRPNRIKLVYRP, from the coding sequence ATGAACCCCGACGCGCCGTTGCTCAAATGTCCGGCCAGCATTCCGGCGGCCCCTATACGGCTCGCGCTGCTGCAGGAGCAGAACGCGCCCGCCCTCCATGCGCTGACCAACGACCCGGCCATTGCCGGTATCATCTCTTTCCTTTCCTATCCGGTCGAACGGCGGGTCATCGATGATTGGATCGGAAGAAACGCGGGCGATCAAGACCGCGTTTACGGCATTTTTTCCGGCGATGTTCTGATGGGGCAATTGGGCGTCCATCTGACCGCCGATCCCGAAGAGATCGAAATCGGCTATTGGATCGGAACCGCTTTCTGGGGCCGGGGAGCCGCGAGCCGGGCCGTAGCCGCCGTGACAGGAATGCTTGCGGACGCCCTGCCGGATCATACGATCATCGCGGAATGCCTGCCCGGCAACCATGCCTCCTTGCGCGTTCTGGAAAAATCCGGCTTCCGCGCCGCGCCCAAACCCGGCCATCGCCCGAACCGGATCAAACTGGTCTACAGACCCTAG
- a CDS encoding bifunctional (p)ppGpp synthetase/guanosine-3',5'-bis(diphosphate) 3'-pyrophosphohydrolase, which yields MMRQYELVERVKAYDPKIDEDLLNRAYVFAMKAHGTQTRASGDPYFSHPLEVAGILTDMKMDTATIATALLHDTVEDTLASLEEIQKKFGPEIAKLVDGVTKLSRIEFQNDQAKQAENFRKLVLAMSEDIRVLLVKLADRLHNMRTLHHLPDPEKRRRIARETMEIYAPLAERIGIEQMQDELEDLAFAELNTDARAGIIARLGYLRSEGGDVVSKIIAELKSALKQGGIQASISGREKTPYSIWRKMQRKNVTFEQLSDIMAFRVVVENVEQCYQSLGVIHSRYPVVPGRFKDYISTPKPNHYQSLHTSIIGPERQRIEVQIRTQQMHEVAELGVAAHWAYKSDAQRNEGKQYRWLRELVDILEQAQKPEEFLEHTKLELFRDQVFCFSPKGDLIALPRGATPVDFAYAVHSQLGDTCVGSKVNGRMVPLRTALHNGDQVDIVTQKGSLPSPQWERFVVTGKARARIRKFVRTQQRTEYVALGKGMIERAFKQEGLDFSEKLLDPILKKFQAQTVEDLYANVGASLQPVRDILTSAVPGHKAKQQAERADPIRVASRTKWKDARAHGDQPLTLRGLIPGMAVHYAGCCHPIPGDPIVGIVTTGKGVTVHTSDCETLESFAGMPERWIDVAWDDGHGKEAQMVGRLTVVIFNQPNSLSAMTTIIGKAGGNIINFKIVNRTVDFFDILVDVEVRDVKHLTLIIAALRASAAISSVDRAKGR from the coding sequence TTGATGCGGCAGTATGAGCTGGTCGAGCGGGTCAAGGCTTACGACCCGAAAATCGACGAGGATTTGCTCAACCGCGCTTACGTCTTCGCGATGAAGGCGCATGGCACGCAGACCAGGGCTTCGGGCGATCCGTATTTCTCCCACCCGCTCGAAGTCGCGGGCATCCTCACCGACATGAAGATGGACACGGCGACGATCGCCACCGCGCTGCTCCACGACACGGTGGAAGACACGCTGGCCTCGCTCGAAGAAATCCAGAAAAAATTCGGCCCCGAGATCGCCAAGCTGGTCGACGGCGTGACCAAGCTGTCGCGCATCGAGTTCCAGAACGATCAGGCCAAGCAGGCGGAGAATTTCCGCAAGCTGGTTCTCGCGATGTCGGAAGATATCCGCGTGCTGCTGGTCAAGCTTGCCGACCGGCTGCACAATATGCGGACGCTGCATCATCTGCCCGATCCGGAAAAGCGCCGCCGCATCGCGCGCGAGACGATGGAAATCTACGCGCCGCTCGCCGAGCGCATCGGCATCGAGCAGATGCAGGACGAGCTCGAGGATCTGGCCTTCGCCGAACTGAACACCGACGCCCGCGCCGGGATCATCGCACGGCTCGGCTATCTGCGCAGCGAGGGCGGCGACGTCGTCAGCAAGATCATCGCCGAACTGAAATCGGCGCTCAAGCAGGGCGGCATCCAGGCGTCGATCTCCGGGCGCGAGAAAACCCCTTACTCGATCTGGCGCAAGATGCAGCGCAAGAACGTCACCTTCGAGCAGCTTTCCGACATCATGGCGTTCCGCGTCGTCGTCGAGAATGTCGAGCAGTGCTATCAGTCGCTGGGCGTGATCCACAGCCGCTATCCGGTGGTGCCGGGGCGTTTCAAGGATTATATCTCGACGCCCAAGCCCAACCATTATCAAAGCCTGCATACCAGCATCATCGGCCCCGAGCGCCAGCGCATCGAGGTGCAGATCAGGACGCAGCAGATGCATGAGGTCGCCGAACTCGGCGTCGCCGCCCACTGGGCCTACAAATCCGACGCCCAGCGCAACGAAGGCAAGCAGTATCGCTGGCTGCGCGAGCTGGTCGATATTCTCGAACAGGCGCAGAAGCCCGAAGAATTTCTCGAACACACCAAGCTCGAACTGTTCCGCGACCAGGTTTTCTGCTTCTCGCCCAAGGGCGATTTGATCGCGCTGCCGCGCGGCGCGACGCCGGTCGATTTCGCCTATGCGGTGCATAGCCAGCTCGGCGATACCTGCGTCGGGTCCAAGGTCAATGGCCGCATGGTGCCGCTGCGCACCGCGCTGCATAACGGCGATCAGGTCGATATCGTCACGCAAAAGGGTTCATTGCCGTCGCCGCAATGGGAGCGGTTCGTCGTCACCGGCAAGGCGCGGGCGCGGATCAGGAAATTCGTCCGTACCCAGCAGCGCACGGAATATGTCGCGCTCGGCAAGGGCATGATCGAGCGCGCCTTCAAGCAGGAGGGGCTGGATTTCAGCGAAAAGCTGCTCGATCCCATTCTCAAGAAATTCCAGGCGCAGACCGTCGAAGATCTCTACGCCAATGTCGGCGCGTCGCTGCAGCCGGTGCGCGACATTCTGACTTCGGCAGTGCCGGGCCACAAGGCGAAACAGCAGGCCGAGCGCGCCGATCCCATCAGGGTCGCGTCGCGCACGAAATGGAAGGATGCCAGAGCCCATGGCGACCAGCCGCTGACATTGCGCGGCCTGATCCCCGGCATGGCGGTGCATTATGCGGGCTGCTGCCATCCGATACCGGGCGATCCCATCGTCGGCATCGTCACCACCGGCAAGGGCGTGACGGTTCATACCTCCGACTGCGAGACATTGGAAAGCTTCGCGGGCATGCCGGAACGTTGGATCGACGTGGCGTGGGACGACGGTCACGGCAAGGAAGCGCAGATGGTCGGGCGGCTCACGGTGGTGATCTTCAACCAGCCGAACAGCCTGAGCGCGATGACCACGATCATCGGCAAGGCGGGCGGCAATATCATCAATTTCAAGATCGTCAACCGCACGGTGGATTTCTTCGACATCCTGGTCGATGTCGAAGTGCGCGACGTGAAGCACCTGACGCTCATCATCGCGGCCTTGCGCGCCAGCGCGGCGATCAGTTCGGTGGATCGGGCTAAGGGACGCTAA
- a CDS encoding carboxymuconolactone decarboxylase family protein — protein MSIETIKSLLPDYAKDTRLNLGSFGTITSLTPQQLWGTAVASAAACRNAQLLQAVIAEAAPHLSAEAVTAAKLAASIMGMNNIYYRFTHLVGNETYRTMPARLRMSGIANPGVDKLDFELWALAVSAINGCGMCMEAHEREVLGKGASAEMVQDAVRIAAIMHAAAVTLEIEQI, from the coding sequence ATGTCCATCGAAACCATCAAATCGCTTCTCCCGGATTACGCCAAGGATACGCGGCTCAATCTCGGCTCGTTCGGCACGATCACCAGCCTGACGCCGCAGCAATTATGGGGCACGGCGGTGGCGAGCGCGGCGGCCTGCCGCAACGCCCAGCTTTTGCAAGCCGTCATCGCCGAAGCCGCGCCGCACCTTTCGGCGGAAGCCGTCACGGCGGCCAAGCTCGCCGCCTCGATCATGGGCATGAACAATATCTATTACCGCTTCACGCATCTGGTCGGCAACGAAACCTACCGCACCATGCCCGCCCGCCTGCGCATGAGCGGCATCGCCAATCCCGGCGTCGACAAGCTCGATTTCGAGTTATGGGCGCTCGCGGTCTCGGCGATCAATGGCTGCGGCATGTGCATGGAAGCGCATGAGCGTGAAGTTCTAGGCAAGGGTGCCAGCGCCGAAATGGTGCAGGACGCCGTCCGCATCGCCGCCATCATGCATGCCGCGGCGGTGACGCTGGAGATTGAGCAGATTTAG
- a CDS encoding peroxiredoxin, producing the protein MLTIGDKFPSFNMTSVISTDPKTAFKDVTNDSYKGKWLVAFFWPKDFTFVCPTEIAAFGKLDKDFTDRGAQLLGISVDSEFVHLAWRNNHPDLKNLTFPMLSDIKRELSAELGVLDKNVGVSMRATFIVDPDGIIRFVDVTDLSVGRNTQEVLRVLDALQTDELCPCNWQKGQDTLNAA; encoded by the coding sequence ATGTTGACGATCGGCGACAAATTTCCTTCCTTCAATATGACCTCGGTGATCAGCACCGATCCCAAAACCGCCTTCAAGGACGTGACCAACGACAGCTATAAGGGCAAGTGGCTGGTCGCCTTCTTCTGGCCGAAGGATTTCACTTTCGTCTGCCCGACCGAGATCGCCGCCTTCGGCAAGCTCGACAAGGATTTCACCGACCGCGGCGCGCAGCTGCTCGGCATCTCGGTGGACAGCGAATTCGTGCATCTCGCCTGGCGCAACAACCATCCCGATCTCAAGAACCTGACCTTCCCGATGCTGTCGGACATCAAGCGTGAACTGAGCGCGGAACTCGGCGTTCTCGACAAGAATGTCGGCGTGTCGATGCGCGCGACCTTCATCGTCGATCCGGACGGCATCATCCGCTTCGTCGACGTGACCGACCTCAGCGTCGGCCGCAACACCCAGGAAGTGCTGCGCGTTCTCGACGCGCTGCAAACCGACGAGCTTTGCCCCTGCAACTGGCAGAAGGGCCAGGACACGCTCAACGCGGCCTGA
- a CDS encoding MarR family transcriptional regulator produces MTESHPASISPHDLPRLIERMHRRYLDVVRLEMARIDVHDISPVQVMMLSNIGLEEISVRDLIERGYYLGSNASYNLKQLVECGYVARQAATRDKRLARLKLSDKGKRVLEHLQKFDASLAEPMLRAGVDLTEFESSYRLLRKLERRWTDAIRYTGEQDEGLD; encoded by the coding sequence GTGACCGAATCCCATCCCGCCTCTATCAGCCCCCATGATTTGCCGCGCCTCATTGAGCGGATGCACCGGCGTTATCTCGACGTCGTGCGCCTGGAAATGGCGCGAATCGACGTGCATGACATCTCACCTGTTCAGGTGATGATGCTCAGCAATATCGGACTTGAGGAAATATCGGTGCGCGACCTGATCGAGCGCGGCTATTATCTCGGCTCCAACGCCTCCTATAACCTCAAGCAGCTGGTCGAATGCGGCTATGTCGCGCGCCAGGCCGCCACCCGCGATAAACGGCTGGCGAGGCTCAAGCTTTCCGACAAGGGCAAGCGGGTCTTGGAGCATCTGCAGAAATTCGACGCATCGCTGGCCGAACCCATGCTGCGCGCCGGGGTGGATTTGACCGAATTCGAGTCATCCTACCGCCTACTGCGCAAGCTGGAGCGCCGATGGACCGACGCGATCCGCTATACCGGCGAGCAGGACGAAGGATTAGATTAA
- a CDS encoding tetratricopeptide repeat protein: MRRSLCSALLVAALLGGCVQGEQQSQAQEEVPLDRGAVVRLADKMREQGDLGMAAEFYQRAIALSPGDAKAYIGMASLYEQKGMTEEADRYYLEAIKNSGSDMEARRGYARLLMAQKQYSTAIEQYRAILSRDGGDAKALNGLGVALDQTGEHKAAQEQYRRALQRDSGNMMALNNLGLSLIMTGDYQAAIAQLSPAADALKATPNLRQNLALAYVMTGQDGKASALLRRDLGPAEAERIMAELRQKQRIVRAAPVPAARPAPAPAPAPVSAASIPPAQQEDDEEEEDEKPVPPPKSVSQGTSVSNLGKHAVPAPVKTAAAPKSLPAPEPKPAPVVPVIAAVPPPPPLVAAAILPAPSRTVDIPPPPTPSALKTVLAAPAAAVAPVAPAVPAAPPAAPSIAKSPPPVLRAVLGPYPTGIMASASAASMQERLSRYLPRRPIVNAATELTDSDLPQFVVYVYGFKDQDEAKDFCSGAKRKDYKCEVR, from the coding sequence ATGCGCCGATCCTTATGCTCCGCCTTGCTTGTTGCCGCGCTGCTCGGCGGATGCGTCCAGGGGGAGCAGCAGTCCCAGGCGCAAGAGGAGGTTCCGCTTGACCGCGGCGCCGTCGTGCGCCTCGCCGACAAAATGCGCGAGCAGGGCGATTTGGGGATGGCGGCGGAATTTTACCAGCGCGCTATCGCTTTGTCGCCCGGCGACGCGAAAGCTTATATAGGCATGGCCTCGCTTTACGAGCAAAAAGGCATGACCGAAGAAGCCGACCGGTATTATCTTGAAGCCATCAAAAACAGCGGCAGCGACATGGAAGCGCGGCGCGGCTACGCGCGCCTCTTGATGGCGCAGAAGCAATATTCGACGGCTATCGAGCAGTATCGCGCGATTTTATCGCGCGACGGCGGCGATGCAAAAGCCTTGAACGGACTCGGCGTCGCGCTCGACCAGACCGGCGAGCATAAGGCGGCGCAGGAACAATATCGCCGCGCATTGCAGCGCGACTCCGGCAATATGATGGCGCTCAATAATCTGGGGCTGTCGCTGATCATGACCGGGGATTATCAGGCGGCCATCGCGCAGCTTTCTCCCGCGGCAGACGCGCTCAAGGCGACGCCTAATCTCCGGCAAAATCTCGCTCTCGCTTATGTCATGACCGGACAGGACGGCAAGGCTTCGGCGCTGCTGCGCCGCGATCTCGGCCCGGCCGAAGCCGAGCGCATCATGGCCGAACTCCGCCAGAAACAGCGGATTGTCCGGGCCGCTCCCGTCCCGGCGGCGCGTCCGGCTCCCGCGCCCGCTCCAGCCCCCGTTTCCGCCGCCTCCATCCCACCAGCGCAGCAGGAGGACGATGAAGAGGAAGAGGACGAAAAACCCGTGCCGCCGCCGAAATCCGTTTCCCAGGGCACGTCGGTTTCTAATCTTGGAAAACATGCCGTTCCCGCGCCAGTCAAAACTGCCGCCGCGCCTAAATCTCTTCCTGCTCCCGAACCGAAACCCGCGCCCGTAGTTCCCGTCATCGCAGCGGTTCCGCCGCCGCCACCTCTTGTGGCCGCGGCAATTTTGCCCGCGCCTTCCCGAACGGTAGACATTCCCCCGCCGCCGACCCCTTCCGCGCTGAAAACCGTCCTTGCCGCGCCTGCGGCAGCCGTCGCTCCGGTTGCTCCAGCGGTGCCAGCTGCTCCCCCGGCTGCGCCGTCCATCGCCAAGTCGCCGCCGCCAGTGCTGCGTGCCGTGCTCGGCCCTTATCCGACCGGAATCATGGCATCGGCTTCCGCGGCTTCGATGCAGGAAAGACTGTCCCGCTATCTGCCTCGTCGCCCGATCGTCAATGCCGCGACCGAATTGACGGATAGCGATTTGCCGCAATTCGTCGTCTATGTTTACGGCTTCAAGGATCAGGACGAGGCGAAGGATTTCTGCTCCGGCGCCAAGCGCAAAGACTATAAATGCGAGGTGAGGTAG
- a CDS encoding (2Fe-2S) ferredoxin domain-containing protein has protein sequence MLKPLPKIRHAVYNRFMTDLYFRTHIFCCTNQRPPGHKRGCCADKGAEKLRNYMKSRAKELGLKGIRVNGAGCLDRCELGPCIVLYPEGVWYSPKTEADIDEILDVHVRRGGRVERLMLKPEDSPKT, from the coding sequence ATGCTCAAGCCACTACCGAAAATCCGCCATGCCGTCTATAATCGATTCATGACCGATCTTTATTTCCGCACCCATATCTTCTGCTGCACCAATCAGCGCCCGCCCGGCCATAAGCGCGGCTGCTGCGCCGACAAGGGCGCGGAGAAGCTACGCAATTATATGAAATCCCGCGCCAAGGAACTCGGCCTTAAGGGCATCCGGGTCAACGGCGCGGGCTGCCTCGACCGCTGCGAGCTTGGCCCCTGCATCGTGCTGTATCCCGAAGGCGTCTGGTACAGCCCCAAGACCGAAGCCGATATCGACGAAATCCTCGATGTCCATGTCCGCCGCGGCGGGCGCGTCGAACGGCTGATGCTGAAGCCTGAGGATAGCCCTAAGACCTAA
- the tsaD gene encoding tRNA (adenosine(37)-N6)-threonylcarbamoyltransferase complex transferase subunit TsaD: MIILGIETSCDETAVGIVSEDRRILANRIASQAATHQAYGGVVPEIAARAHLQHLDHVVLGALDDAGLGWSDIGGIAATCGPGLIGGVMVGAMFGKAVAAARKLPFAAVNHLEAHALTARLTDDVPFPYVLLLVSGGHCQLLLVRGVGDYRLLGGTIDDAAGECFDKAAKLLGLPYPGGPAIAALAEQGDPRRFALPRPLMDQDNCDFSFSGLKTAVRRLVEREDKPEGTNFRADVAASLQETIAHILAGKTARALALAAHEKPTTLVAAGGVAANKVLRLALAKTAAQSSLPLVVPPPALCTDNGVMIAWTGVERLRLGLSDGFDAPARPRWPLAELVKVAKTSA; the protein is encoded by the coding sequence ATGATCATCCTCGGTATTGAAACCAGTTGCGACGAGACGGCGGTCGGCATCGTTTCCGAAGATCGCCGCATTCTGGCGAACAGGATCGCGAGCCAGGCGGCGACGCATCAGGCCTATGGCGGCGTGGTGCCGGAGATCGCGGCGCGGGCGCATTTGCAGCATCTCGATCATGTCGTTCTCGGCGCGCTGGATGATGCCGGTCTCGGCTGGAGCGATATCGGCGGCATCGCCGCGACCTGCGGCCCCGGCCTGATCGGCGGCGTGATGGTCGGCGCGATGTTCGGCAAGGCCGTCGCGGCGGCGCGCAAGCTCCCCTTCGCCGCCGTCAATCATCTCGAAGCGCATGCCTTGACGGCCCGTCTGACCGACGATGTTCCATTCCCTTATGTGCTGCTGCTGGTGTCCGGCGGCCATTGCCAGTTGCTGCTGGTGCGCGGCGTGGGCGATTACCGGCTGCTCGGCGGCACGATCGACGACGCGGCGGGCGAGTGCTTCGACAAGGCGGCGAAACTGCTGGGCCTGCCTTATCCCGGCGGTCCGGCTATCGCGGCGCTGGCCGAGCAGGGCGATCCGCGCCGCTTTGCGCTGCCGCGGCCCTTGATGGATCAAGACAATTGCGATTTCTCCTTTTCCGGGCTGAAAACCGCCGTGCGGCGGCTGGTCGAACGCGAAGACAAGCCGGAGGGAACGAATTTTCGAGCCGACGTGGCCGCGAGCCTGCAGGAAACCATCGCGCATATCCTGGCCGGCAAGACCGCCCGCGCCCTTGCGCTCGCCGCGCATGAAAAGCCAACCACGCTGGTGGCGGCGGGCGGCGTCGCGGCGAACAAGGTTTTGCGCCTGGCGCTGGCGAAGACCGCCGCGCAATCTTCGCTGCCGCTTGTCGTGCCGCCGCCCGCGCTATGCACCGATAACGGCGTCATGATCGCCTGGACGGGTGTCGAGCGGTTGCGGCTCGGCCTGAGCGACGGTTTCGACGCCCCCGCCCGCCCGCGATGGCCGCTTGCCGAATTGGTGAAAGTTGCTAAGACTTCAGCATGA
- a CDS encoding NAD(P)H-dependent glycerol-3-phosphate dehydrogenase, translating into MTESSYNHFGIVGGGAWGVALGIALLRAGRHVTLWARSEEVVAVINTRHENPAYLPGIPLDHALFATTDRAALQECDVLLLTPPAQHLRGVTASLFPRPETPLIIGSKGIEQGTLMLMSEVVAAVLPQHPIGVLSGPTFAAEVARGLPAAVTLAMRDQDIGKQLIQAMGSRSLRPYLSDDIAGTQIGGAVKNVLAIACGIVEGRGFGDNARAAIMTRGLSELTRLGRALGGKMETFMGLSGMGDLVLTCAGAQSRNMSLGYALGQGRALDDILAERRSVAEGVSTASAAVARAAAHGVELPICAAVDRILNQGAAIEDEISALLTRPLRNEGA; encoded by the coding sequence ATGACTGAATCGTCCTACAATCATTTCGGTATCGTCGGCGGCGGCGCGTGGGGCGTGGCGCTCGGCATCGCGCTGTTGCGCGCCGGGCGGCACGTCACGCTGTGGGCGCGTTCGGAAGAAGTCGTGGCCGTCATCAACACGCGGCACGAAAATCCGGCCTATCTGCCGGGCATTCCGCTCGATCACGCGCTGTTCGCCACCACCGACCGCGCGGCGCTGCAGGAATGCGACGTTTTGCTGCTGACGCCTCCGGCGCAGCATCTGCGCGGCGTGACGGCGAGCCTTTTCCCGCGTCCGGAAACGCCGCTGATTATCGGCAGCAAGGGGATCGAGCAGGGCACCCTTATGCTGATGAGCGAGGTGGTCGCCGCCGTCCTGCCGCAGCACCCCATCGGCGTGCTGTCGGGGCCGACTTTCGCCGCCGAAGTGGCGCGGGGCTTGCCCGCCGCCGTGACGCTGGCGATGCGGGATCAGGATATCGGCAAGCAGTTGATTCAGGCGATGGGCAGCCGTTCATTGAGGCCTTATCTTTCCGACGACATTGCCGGAACCCAGATCGGCGGCGCGGTCAAGAACGTCCTCGCCATCGCCTGCGGCATCGTCGAGGGCCGGGGTTTCGGCGACAATGCCCGCGCCGCCATCATGACCAGGGGATTGAGCGAGCTTACGCGCCTGGGCCGCGCCCTGGGCGGCAAGATGGAAACCTTCATGGGGCTGTCGGGGATGGGCGATCTGGTCCTGACCTGCGCCGGCGCGCAATCGCGCAACATGTCGCTCGGCTACGCGCTGGGGCAGGGGCGCGCGCTCGATGATATTCTGGCCGAGCGCAGAAGCGTGGCCGAAGGCGTCTCCACCGCTTCCGCCGCCGTGGCGCGCGCGGCGGCTCACGGCGTCGAACTGCCGATTTGCGCGGCGGTCGACCGGATTCTCAATCAGGGCGCGGCGATCGAGGATGAAATCAGCGCTTTGCTCACGCGGCCTTTAAGGAATGAAGGCGCTTGA
- a CDS encoding EVE domain-containing protein has product MAFWLMKSEPSAYSWPQFVKDKRTAWSGVRNHQAANNLRAMKAGDQALFYHSNEGVEIVGLMRIVKTAYPDPSDASGKFVMVDVAPVRALKKPVTLVAIKADPILKSMAMVKQSRLSVSPVTEKEWRRVQELAGAD; this is encoded by the coding sequence ATGGCTTTCTGGCTGATGAAATCGGAGCCTTCCGCCTATTCCTGGCCGCAATTCGTCAAGGATAAGCGCACAGCCTGGAGCGGCGTGCGCAACCATCAGGCGGCGAATAATCTTCGCGCCATGAAAGCCGGAGACCAGGCTTTATTCTACCATTCCAACGAGGGCGTGGAGATCGTCGGGCTGATGCGGATCGTCAAGACCGCTTATCCGGATCCATCTGACGCAAGCGGCAAATTCGTCATGGTGGATGTCGCGCCGGTGCGGGCGCTTAAAAAGCCCGTCACGCTCGTGGCGATCAAGGCTGATCCCATCCTCAAATCCATGGCGATGGTGAAGCAATCGCGCCTTTCGGTTTCTCCGGTTACGGAGAAAGAATGGCGGAGAGTGCAGGAACTGGCCGGGGCGGATTAG
- a CDS encoding DotH/IcmK family type IV secretion protein: MFMRLFLSVGLTLLMGAPVWAAGPASNVPPPPSPAALEDPSELMNAANEAAVRASAQAQADEAKAAEAAQMKQQIFENIMAGMMPLTPDQIREFMRRLEVIQEASLPPAAGLPKGEIKTYTLSLDPGIEPPQIDLAVGYVSTLTFVDSTGMPWPIADMGIAGSYEIQTTDKGSHIARIVPMTRYGYGNLSVVLVGLSTPIIFRLSSGTASLHWRYDARVPKYGPNAKMPIINQTAVLSAGDERSMMFLDNSPPPGAKKMHVVGVDRRTTAWQYDNKVYVRTPLSLLSPAWDASVSSSDGMTVYQVGSAPVLLMSDAGVMVRARLAKEEDND, encoded by the coding sequence ATGTTCATGCGATTATTCCTGTCGGTCGGCCTGACCTTGCTTATGGGAGCGCCCGTCTGGGCAGCTGGTCCCGCGAGCAACGTGCCGCCGCCGCCGTCGCCTGCGGCGCTTGAAGATCCGTCCGAGCTTATGAATGCCGCGAACGAAGCCGCCGTGCGGGCGTCAGCGCAAGCCCAGGCCGATGAAGCCAAGGCTGCGGAAGCCGCGCAAATGAAACAACAGATATTCGAGAATATCATGGCCGGCATGATGCCGCTGACCCCCGATCAGATCAGGGAGTTCATGCGTCGCCTGGAAGTCATCCAGGAGGCATCGTTGCCGCCGGCGGCGGGGCTGCCCAAGGGCGAGATCAAGACCTATACATTGTCGCTCGACCCCGGGATAGAGCCTCCGCAAATCGACCTTGCCGTCGGCTATGTCTCGACCCTCACTTTCGTGGATTCCACGGGAATGCCCTGGCCCATCGCCGACATGGGCATTGCCGGCAGCTACGAAATACAGACGACCGACAAAGGGTCTCATATAGCGCGCATTGTCCCCATGACGCGTTATGGCTACGGCAATCTGTCGGTCGTGCTCGTCGGCCTGTCGACACCGATCATTTTCCGCTTGTCCAGCGGCACCGCAAGCTTGCATTGGCGCTATGACGCCCGGGTGCCGAAATATGGCCCTAACGCAAAAATGCCTATCATCAACCAAACCGCGGTTCTATCGGCGGGCGATGAAAGAAGCATGATGTTCCTGGACAATTCACCGCCGCCGGGCGCGAAAAAAATGCATGTCGTCGGCGTCGATCGCCGCACGACGGCTTGGCAGTATGATAATAAAGTTTACGTCCGCACCCCTCTGAGCCTGCTTTCGCCAGCTTGGGATGCGAGCGTGTCTTCGTCTGACGGGATGACGGTTTATCAAGTCGGCAGCGCGCCCGTGCTGCTGATGTCGGATGCCGGGGTTATGGTGCGGGCGCGGCTTGCCAAGGAAGAAGACAATGATTGA